GATGAGCTGCTGTCACGACCTCCACTCgggggccccgggaagatagtgcaatttcacgagtgccttcttcgcggcaagcgaaagtacaaccgaggccgcctgatgaagggcgacagcgttccaccgagccgccaaaattacggcgatgttaaacgatcgtgcaccatgggtcttcggtatggtctgcgctaccacagCAGTGCTGCGACTTtccaaggtcgaccgacgaaacgaagccattattgcagccaatgttcaagcaggggcctttattcgcagtaaggcatgggtcgcatagaactgtattccaaatttagtggatgctaacgaggcgagcctctatctgcactgggagacagtcaaccacagcgtgaagtttgtgggccccatcacgagcgttcaaacgcaaaaaatagaaatttattgtcaaaaagtgagtcaccacctcgtcagcggtggtgacagggtaactgcaccgatgctggagtcattcctggcatagatgtCGTGGTAGTCAATTAACCGCCACGTACGCTGCGAAGATCATtgcttgcgtttgttagaagccacggatcgctcgggcaacccagtacaaagactctttcctgcggttgttcgAAACCATCGCTCGCGGCTAGCCCgtctgaaggtgcatcacaaagtaaaagtaaataaagcgtagttttctgacccttgcaTGAGTGCTTcccggcattcgtgagtgcttacacggtaagcccgtggcaaaccactactgcgctagcagacgctcattcgtttcgcagccttactttagcgcgagcaacgagagaactgttaaaagcccaatgtgaaaaccaggcgcataccaatctgtgctcagaaatgggAGCGAAAGCAGGCaacgagccgcaccaattcaatccagaggaaagagaagaagcAACGAGCTATTTCTTAGAAGCCTAGTGCGAAAAccagcgcacaccgatctgtgctcagaaatgctagcgcaggcacgtagcgagccacgccaatccaatccagaggaagaaagaggagggcgagcgtcccctcgtggtataacgcgaaacgtattaaacggcaaattagtctaatatACGTTCAGTGCACATATGTAaattttaaaatgcttataacccacattaatgtgactaaaaTTATCGTAGGAAATAGATTTATTTGATAacatgcttgtgcctataatgcactcggtggaacgacagacaaatgaaagaaggtacgaccatgcaccgagcgtatgatcacgtgagccgcagtttgtcgaccgcccatatggcaacgcccaagagttgatagccacccagagtgaatctagataaaccaatggaactggaggcgtgccgacggacaaactttgtcttgttaccattagttctttcatcttggggcgtcgccagagctcgtgaagatcccgagtttcgccaaactcggcgcatcctgcatagcaccccatgtctggtgtttgatacagcttcacTGGACATTCACGGTGGCAGGGCGGAATGGCGGCCGTTTTTTTTCGAAAGATTTCGTCAATGGAATGTTAGGCAAAGAAAACAAGAGCTCACTATTATTTAGGCTGGATTACAAGAGGCGCTGGTGTTGTCGGTGACCAGAGCACACGCACCAGTATTAATTGCACAAAATGTGCGCATGTATTGATTTTCGAATAAATCGAACGCGGATTATGTCATTTTAAAATTGGGGAATCGAATAATGTAGAGAGAGTATTTCGAAACAGAGGTATCGAATAATATAGAGTCAGCCCAGTACATATCTTTATAGCCAGAGCATCTTGACACAGTTGTGTTTTGTAATGTAGAGGTTGTTTCAAGTTTGCTGACGAATGCACTGATTTATAGTTTTCTGTGCGCTTGTGATTTAAGGGGTGGACAGGCTTCACAAGCACTGATGCGAGACTGCATCGTTATTGCCATCTCAAGTTTTTAGAAGCCGGAACATAAAATTGATTGACCAATTGAAGAATATTGCGAACTGTGCACGCATATCTGTTAAAGAATAGCATGTGCGCGCCTTGTGTTCATAGCAACgccatttgttttttcttttgtttttagccaGAGTGGGGCCAGCACGCAACGGACATTGTACGCATGCGCGTCCTGTTGCGTTACGGGGGCATCTACCTCGACGCCGACGTGTTCGTGGTGCAGTCTCTCCGGCGGTTCCTTCGCTACGAGGCAACCGTGGCTTGCGCAGAAGGTGGCGTCTTCGGCAACATGATAATGATCGCGCACAAGAACTCCCGCGTCATGCGTCTGTTCATGGACACCTACCGCGAGTGAGTGACGCGCAGCTTCATCGCTTATGAGAACAaaacttgttttattgcgatagcaattatatggacactcaaagaggatttctgccgtcggcgtcgtcgtgaggtttcgtattacgtcaacgacgatgaaatcgtcgccgcgcgcgggatgctgtatgtgcgagtgaaagggcgcgagggacgcgcgctttcatggggagtgaacgcacggcggagaacaaacgcgcgttctgcgccgttttttcttaagggctgcagaattaagcgtctctttcctcctttacaatcaccatatatatatatatatatatatatatatatatatatatatgctatatatgcgtttgctatatacatatatagcaaacgcgacttctttcgtcgagcgaaaggccgtggagggacgggagggaggaaagggaggtgatgtttagctgcggcaccaaatgcatatttaaatataaacgttgcgaggcgagaaggtggtaaagacttccgacgctgctcgacgagtttcccgttctgatctcgtcgaaaacctccgagccgcccccagaggtccTGGCAGCcagcgttactagattacctcttcgaggtaatctagtaacgttgctggcagcagtcgccaacgccgcgcgcgttcggtgcgaacgcgcgcaatacggcgacggcgtcgacaacagtcctgcgcgttcctggtgctgctgcatgtccaagtttatacagctggtaaaactactatccttactccgtatagctctctactaagttgctatcgcaattgatgcttcgcctttcggatgaaactgcgacctttttgtGTACATTTCTGCACTTGCTGAGTAGTCCATATGGTGACATTAAGAGAACCCGCAGAAGCAACAAGTTGGACTTTAAGCAAGATTAACGCGACATTTTTCTGAGCTGTCAAGTGCATATCGACATGTTCGGCCAGCATGACCGCACAGGGACGAcagaaaagaaacaacaaaactgCTGAATGGTCACTGAATTTACTGGAAGAGAAACAGAAACCGATATATCGAGGCAAAAGAAAAAatccataaaaaaagaaaaattgaactTGAGTATTTGAATGACATTGCTTTCCGAGGCTTGTGCACGTGGGAGAAAGAAATTCTGTTTTTCTGCTGATGCAGCAGCTGCCTTTCTTGTGTATCACCACCGCCTCTAAGATGCAACGTTCCTCTCTGTGACTATTTTTCCTTGAGAGCACGTATCTATTCATAAAGTGTGCTGGCAACCACAGCTACGTCAATGTGTCTTTCGGTAGCATAATAGGTGGGCAAACTCATTCATGACTCGACTCATTCAGCAACCCGCCAGCCGAAGGTCATGACCgcggctttgtagaacttcggTGAGTTCTAGACCGAGTGAGCACGGCTGAGTAGAATTTGAGTCCTTCTTAGTCCGCGTGAGCACTAAGAAAAACTATTTTCTGTGAGTGAATCTGTGTGAGCATACAGGAACAGCTTGGGCTCGTTGGTACATAACGTCGGAGCAAGAGCGGAATCCTGAGAAAGGGACAGAAGAGGCAAGACaacacaagcgctaactttcaaaaAATGTTTATTTGAAGCGGTACACGAATGATAGTGAGTGAGCATGATCACAAAACTATTTAGATCGGCAGGAAGAAACGGAAGTTCTGTTCCAGCTAGCCCGACAGATGGTGTGCTGACACATGGTGTGCCCAGTCTGTCTATCATGTCGGCCTCAATTATTCAACTGAAtagcttttttttaaatcttgacTTCTTAATCTTCAgcttcctgaaaatgtggctGACAACCATATGTGCTGCAGTACTTCGAAGGACGTTCTTCTTGACGCGCAGTGCAGCATGTGCGGTTGTCAGCCACATTTTCAGCAAGCTGATCTGATAGTCAAGAATAATGAAAAGCTATAGACTCAaagaacactgaaatgggttcgggcatgtgtactaagggaaggaaacactaaaggatggtggtgcAAGTCATattcatcagcatgactcagcataaataacaatgactaagcaaaaaaggattaacacttAGAAACCAccagaatgggttcggacgtgggcactaagtgattgattgattggttaacactggggttttacgtgccaaaaccagttgtgattatgaggcatgccgtagtggagagctccggattaattttgaccacctggggttcgaattaatccggtgccctccactatggcactaagtgaaggaaacactaaaggagggtggtagaagtcatagtcatgggcatgactcagcaaaaatgacaatgattcagcgaaaaaagattcatactcaaaaactaatggaatgggttcggatgtggtaccaagtgaaggaaaaggctaaaggttgatggccgaagtcatagtcatgagcatgactaaggctttcgccttaaggtatcttaggtgtagctaaacgGACTCCTGTGGACTCACGACATGAATAtaatgaaatgcgtgtcatgttggtcataaaagagccgcctgcgtcttggtgctctcatggtcttttcgttaacttggcaggctctCCGCACACTGTTTTCTGTATACAGCATTCGCTTGAATTTTATAACTTATACCACGAACAATATTATTCGTTTCTTCGTCTCTCGCTGTTCCTCTGCTGAGGACGTATTGGTGTGACAAAGCGGTTTACAAGCTATTACAGATGAGATTCATGTTAACAAAGAATGAGACAAAATTACATCAGGAAATTAGTGGGCATAGCATGGGTTGTGCTGGTGCAGGATATCGTAATTTCAGGTCTATGTTAGGCATAATTATTCTTGGTGCATACTTCCTGTAATTGTACGTATATTCATATACAGGACTCACAAAATTTGCGTCGCTATGCACGATGTTTTGTAGAATTAGCCAAACTGATCACGATACAGTATCTGTGGCTAATGGGTAGATTAAGTCGGAGCAGAAGGAAACTATCGTACAGAATTTGTGATTGTTAGAAAGTGCCTGTTGTTGTAGTTACTTAAAATGAGATGGAGAAGCGACGCACCAACATTTCCTGCTACTTAAGTACTTGCAATATCACTTTGACTTTATATACGATTTCTGCTTGATGGTAAAGTACAGAAAAACTGAGATAGAATAACTAACGCCCTGTCTCCTCGAACATATAGACGGTAACATTTTAACGGAAAGCCCATTTAAGGATTATGCATGTGGTGCACTTATGGCCATCTGGAGATGATACACTCTTGATTCATGAGAATCTTAACGTCAATATTACGTCGGTCTAATAAAAATGCATTTAGAAATAAAGGCATATAATCATGCACTTTAAAATGCGGCtgtaactttctcgaaaaaaatgcactgttcgcAGTAAAACTTACATCAATACTTGATCATTAAATTTTCTCAATTAACTGTGCAGAGGTTCGCTATTGAGTCATGGGCTCACATTCCTTCCGTAAGCAGATTTTCATCGTAGTCATCACTAGAGACAGGATGCTATGGCACTAAACAAATATGTTTTAGGCGCCTTTAACAGGTACTGAAGCAGTCTTTGCAGGTATATCTAGGTGCAAAAATCTGTACTTTAGACCTATGTATATGGATATAAGCTATGATTTTCTAATGAACACGGCCACTACACTCTCGTTTCgttaaatttattttattttcgcgATAAAAAGGAAGGAGCGAAGATTGGTAGGTCAGTATATTTATAGGAAATCTGGGTTGGCTAGACAACGTAGGCAAAGTTGTGAAAGCTGTGACAAAAAAGCACTTCTCGCAAAATTCCGAGCTGCACATTGTGCATTTTTTTCGCTCACTATATTAGTTTCTACGCACAGAAGGAACACGCTTAGTATTCACCGAAGTTGGTAGCACATAGCTGTACATCGGAACGTTCAATATTCCAATGTCCTCTGGAATTGCAGAATGTCCAACGGTCAGAACTCTTGACAGTTTTCAGCAGCGAAACCTCGAAATTTCTGTCCAATACAGATTGAACTAACTCTCAGCAACAGATGCATTGCAGATGGTGGCGAACCTCTCTTGATCGTCCAGAGTGAGCCCCACATATAGCAGAGTTGCGCCCAACCATTAAAATTTATCGCTGTCAGCTGAAAAAGTGAAATAAGAATAATATACGCATAATATGCGAATAAAAAAGTCTGTCACCTTCCTGTGTATTGCCACGTAGGGGATCTTGAGCTCCTCTCACAGCGATACTGTCGTCTGCTGCAAAGCTGGTAACAACAGACTGGTCTACAGTCAGTTATTATAGACTGTAGATCAGCAAACAGTTAGTTTAATAATCAGCTGCATCAGCCAAGTTCCCCCGTGGGTGATCGCGTTGTAAACATGAAGAGGCTTGGGCAAAACAGATAAAAAGGCACTTCTAGACCCGGAAAATCTTATATAGGCACCGCCGTCGAAATGGGCATTTGGAGGAAGAATAAAAAGCCACTGAAATATTTCTAGACTTTAAATGTGTGCTTATATAATAAATAGGCACAATAAGGACTTTTAAATATAGGCTTTTTGCCTGACGTACCGTTCTCTAGTTCTGAGATATGCTGTGGCCCAGTTGCGCATATTATTCTTATTGacgtttcttttcgttttttggCGGGGCCTTCAATTACACCTCTGCCCCCAGGTTCAATGCATCACTGTGGGACTACAATTCTGCCGATGTGCCCACCACACAACTGGTTGTCAAGCGGGCTCACCTGTTCCACCGCATGTACCACGGCCTGGAGACGTACATGCTCCCCGGTGTCTACTTACCCCACTTTATCCCCGACTGGCGCAACGCCTACGCCATGCACACCTTAGTGAACTACCGCAATGATGTGAAAGGCGACCCGCTGATCGGTCAAGAGCTGAACGAGACGAACATCAGGAACTACGATACCGCCCTGGGACAGATGGCTCGCTCAGTTCTTTTCGGCACGTCTGATTTTGTCGCTCCGGATGCTCGCCTGCTGAATGTTACTGAACTCGCTGCCATGAAGGACCGCGGCGAAGACCTTACTCGAATGGACACTGGAAGTTCGAGACCGTTCTATTACTCAAAGTAGTTGCCGGGAATGTTGCATGCGTTCTCAGCACCGCTGTTGATACAAGTTTCTTCCACATCTTTGTTGCCAGGAATTAAAGTTGACGGTTGAGAGTGACATCTGTCTTATTCAACGCCAACGATTGTTCAAAACAACTCGCACGTTTTAGGCAACTAATGTAAAGCAGCTGGCAATTTCATTTATCTGTATCTTCACTTAGCACACGTGTGATGCAGTATTTGACGTTCTTGTCAATCTCGTCTGTAGGTAGGAATGCAGTAACACATTTTTGTGTGACTTCAAGATGCGCTTACAATTTGTTGCCATGCTACCAAGAATTTTACCCATTTCTATTTTCTATGTGACTCTActctcttttaacagcgaagctgtttaagccaaccgtaatttgtggtgcgtagccgtggtagccaagACAACctggaggaagaggaggaggagaccgcgtgcacgcgcgcgcggcctcctcctcgccagctccctgccttcccgacccctgcctctcctctccgcggcgcgctgagccaggagcaaaaaaaaaatgtggttgatccctcttatataggaatcggtatagaacacgaaagtgaaacgtgtcttcacagaagtagtgtaatgtttattgcacattgatatataatgtctattggtgttttgtggctaaagcgcccttgggcgttgatgcacccacgctgacgcctggtggcacgtctcctccatcacgactaccaacgtcgatgaccatgagcaaccgtcgtgcatatggaagctgcactacgctgcacacgctagcacaacgcgaaagacgaagcacgtaactgacacactaatacaacgcgcaagacaaagcacgtaactgaatcgtcaccgagtcaaatcagcgcgtacagcgcgtcgtaattgcagcctccgcgatcaacttcagaaacattttcagagctaattgcggaggccacgctccgctgtgctgagtacggtgaacgccaccgtagtacggtgaacgccacaggagttggtagtgcttcttgatgccagcgtcccttcgaatgctggcatcgaggcgtcgtagtgctgagaccaccgaagcgttcactgtcggtgcgcgttagtgtcataatgcagtacttctcttttctgctcgtaggcggcggcaccgccccgagcaagagcgcgggtacacggaggagtgttagatatataaggcgcgtctgtgtagctctctgcaaatgcgtttgtggcgcaatgggttaaacgctcggcgatctatcgtcgcggaccgagaggtcgtgggttcgatttccaaattttgcatgtttgtggaactttttcttctggtttctttctttgtattatgttcgtgtacattgtaagaacgtcattccgtatttccgtatgacgtatttccgtgacggaaatacgtcagtgaagtcttggtggaccccggcataaaacactttcgtgttaaaaaaaaagaaccgcgccACGGTCCAGAcaacagcgaagctggtcgattgatatcgagcggctagcctccaacgcgttcggcgtcggcaagcagcagcgttcttggcactgcgcCAACCtcggttagcctgcctgcgtttgtggcatgccaggaacgctgtcgctcgtagacgccaacgcgtccagcgctagtcacgcgaaatgtcgcca
This region of Dermacentor silvarum isolate Dsil-2018 chromosome 5, BIME_Dsil_1.4, whole genome shotgun sequence genomic DNA includes:
- the LOC119452650 gene encoding uncharacterized protein LOC119452650, with amino-acid sequence MRVLLRYGGIYLDADVFVVQSLRRFLRYEATVACAEGGVFGNMIMIAHKNSRVMRLFMDTYREFNASLWDYNSADVPTTQLVVKRAHLFHRMYHGLETYMLPGVYLPHFIPDWRNAYAMHTLVNYRNDVKGDPLIGQELNETNIRNYDTALGQMARSVLFGTSDFVAPDARLLNVTELAAMKDRGEDLTRMDTGSSRPFYYSK